ACTGCCGGCGTCGGTCCGGGTCGCCCCGGGCGGGTTCACCCGTCGAACCGGATCCCGTCCTCGACGAGACGGTAGTTGCGCTCGCGATCGAGTTCCTCTGCGAGCCACTCCTCCTGGTACAGTTGTGCAATGAGCTCCGCATACAGGTTTCGCCACGCCATCGCGTAGATCGGGGACTGGCCCCACGCCCTGAGTTCGGGGACGAACTCGTCGTACCGTTCCATCCGCGATTCCATGTGTTCGATCGCGTCGACGACGTACCCGGCCGCCTCGCCGGGATCGTCCGCCTCGTCGATCGCGTCGTTGATCCGGCGCTCGATCCCGTCGACGGCCCGGTGTATGTCCATCTCCGCGGCGTCTTCTTCTTCGGGGAGCGATTCGAGTACGCCACGCGGTACGCCGAGTGAGACGTGGTCCATGTGGGGTCAATCGACCGGACGGAACCTAAAAGAGTCGGTCCCGTCCGGTCCGCTCCGGGCAACCGATCACAGCCGTTCGCCCTGATACTCTCCCTCGTAGACACCCTCGTGGTCGGCGGCTGCGAGCACGAACTGGCCGATGCGTGCACCCCGCCGGATCTCGATCTCGTGGCCGACCTGCAACAGTCCCTCGCCGATCCCCTCGTAGCCGGCGTCCCACACCGCCGTGTGCAACATCGCGCTGTTGCGCATGAGCGAGGATCGGGGATAGACGAAACCGACGTGGGAGTCGGGGACCCGGACGACTTCCCCGTATTCGGCGACGTAGTTGCCGGGCTCGAGTCGGAACGCGCCGTCGTCCGGTTCGAGCTCCAGTCTCTCGCCGACCGTTTTTCCGTCCCGGTCAATACGGCCCGGGGAGCTCTGTTCGTAAACTGTCCCCAGCGTGAGATCGACGCCGTTCGGCTGTACCTGGTCGGAAGACAGCGGTTCGTCGTTCGCCTTCCGAAGCCGTTTCGCGACGAACTTCCCTGATCTGAACATACCGGCTCTGTCGTGCCCGTGAATAAAACGCTGCTGTCGTGTCCTCGCTGCTGTCATTTCGTGAGTTTCGTTCCTGATAACCTGGCCGTGCCTTTGATAACCCCTCCGGGTAGAGTCACTCCCTGTGAGCGAGACGAACGGTGGCGACCGGGGAGTGAGCGAGGCGTTGAGCTTCGTTCTCGTGTTCGCGCTCGTGATTGGTTCGATCGCGATCGTCTACACGGTCGGGCTCGGCGGCCTCCAGGACGCCCGGGATCACGAGCGGATCAACAACGCCGAGCGGGCGTTCGAGGTGTTCGGGGAGAACCTCGACGACATCGTCCTGGACGGGGCGCCGAGTCGCTCGACGCAGATCCGCATGTCGGACGCGACGCTATCAGTTCAAGAGGCGGCATACGTCGAGATCACCGGAACCAATCCAGAAACCGGTGAAAACTACACCTATCCCCCACAACAGGTCCGATCGCTCGCCTTCGAATCCGGCGACAGCACCGTCAGCTACACCGGTGGTGCGGTGGTCCGCAGCGACGGCGATGGGGATGGCGTGATGGTTCGGGAGCCACCGTTCCTGTTCGAGGACGACAGGATGGTCCTCCCTATCGTTCGGCTCTCTTCGGGTGGCTCCGTCGCCGTGAGCGGCGATCAGGTCATTCAGGTCCGGACCGAACAGGTTCTCAGACGGAACGATCCCGTCAACGGAACCGAGTTCGATAGCGTAGAGGTGAACGTCTCGACGGACAATCCGGGTGCGTGGAACAGATACATGGAGGACAGCGGGATGGAGTGTGAGGAACCCGATCCGGGCGCGGGAGAGGACGGACTCGCGCTGGTGTCATGTGAGCACGAGGACGTAGAGCAGCTTCGCGTGGTCGTGATACGCATCGACGTCGCCTTCGAGTGAGAATCCGCCGCTAGGGTTGCTCCTCCGGAACTGTCCGGTCGCTTTTTGTCCGTCAGTTCCATGGGATGGGCTCAGCGTCTTTCTCAGGATCGTATCGATGACACTGAGCCGATTGCCCGTCGAGATCGACAACAGTTGGCGTTTCGCGTTCACAGATCGTCGGGAACGCGTCGGCGAGGAGTTCACTTGCGCCATCGATGTCCCCGTCCGCGATCGCCGCAGCTGCGTCTGTAACTGCCCGTTCCGCGAGTGGATCCGAAAGCGACGACGGGAGTCCGAACTCCTTGCGAACCGTTTCGGCCGTCGTCGACTGTCCCTGTCGATCCGGCGCGAGCGGTTCGGGGAGTTCACCGGTTTCGACGGTGAATCTGAGCGCCGCGATCGCCCGCCACTGTTCCTGGGTGACGTCCACGTCTTTCGGGGGGATCACCTCAGGACACCTGGTGTGGAACCGACAGCCTTTGGGCGGGTTCGCCGGCTCCGGAACGGTGTCGGTGAGCGGCTTTTCGAGGGTCCTGTCACCGGGGTCGAGACTCGGCACCGAGCCGAGTAGCACGCGGGTGTACGGATGTGCTGGTGAGTCGAGAACCTCCGCGACAGGTCCCTTTTCGACGAGTTCACCGAGATACATCACGGCGATCCGATCACAGAACCGGCGCACGACGTCGATGTCGTGGCTGATGAATAGCACGGCAATGTCGAACTCCCGCCGGATCTCGTCCAGCAGAGCGAGCACGTCCGACTGTACCCGCCCGTCGAGCGCGCTCGTGGGCTCGTCGGCGACGATCAAGTCCGGATTCACGACGAGCGCCCGGGCGATCGCGATCCGCTGTTTCTCGCCGCCGGAGAACGCGTGTGGGTAGCGGTCGACGTCGGCTGCGGACAGCCCCACGCGTTCGAGCACGTCGGCGACGATCTCCCGTCGTCGGTCGGAATCGTCCATTCCGTGGAGCCGAAGCGGCTCCGCAACCGCCTCTCCGACGGTCATTCTGGGGCTGAACGCCTCGTTCGGATCCTGGACGATCAGCTGTGCCCGACGGCGGAACGACTTGAGCTGCTCCCCGCGGAACTTCTCGATCGGGGTGCCCTCGAATCTGACTTCCCCACCGGTCGGCTCCTCGAGCCGGAGGATCGACAGCGCAGTCGTGGACTTCCCGCAGCCGGACTCGCCGACGAGTCCGAGCGCCTCGCCGCGGTCGATCCGGAAGTTAACGCCGTCGACGGCGCGGACTCGGCCGACTTCGCGGCGCAACAGCCCTTTCGTGATCGGGTAATGTTTCTCCAGCCCGTCGACAGCGAGCACTGGCGGCTCGTCACTCATCGGTCGGCCCCCCGTTGGCTGTTCCGCTTTCTCCACGCGGACGGGTATCCGGCGCGTCTTCGCTCCGATCGGTTCTGCCCGGTATCCCGCCCGGGCTGGCGCCCCTCGCGTCCGCGAGGATCTGATCCGGATCCCTCTCGGGGGCGTAGTGAACACACGAGACCTCGTGTGCGCTGTTGCCGTCCGTCGGATACGTCGGCGGCTGTGTTCCACCCCCGCACGCGTCGACGGCGTGGGGACATTCCCGCCGGAACCGACAGCCGTCCGTCGGGATCTCGTCTCTCGCGGACCGTTCTCCCCGTCGGTCCAGCCCGTCGTAACTTTCGAACAGCGCCTGCGTGTACGGATGTGACGGTCGCGCGAACACGGTCTCCACCGGACCCTGTTCCATCACCGTCCCGCCGAACATCACGACGACTCGATCGGCCAGGGCGGCAACCACCCGAAGGTCGTGGGTAACGAGCAGGAGAGACATGCCGCCCCCGGTTAGTTCCCGGAGCAGTTCGATGAGGCGGGCCTGCACGGTGACGTCGACGGCAGTCGTCGGCTCGTCGGCGATCAACAGCTCCGGGTCGGCTGCGAGCCCGATCCCGATCGCGACCCGCTGGGCCATCCCGCCGGAGAACTCGTGTGGGTAGTCGTCGACCCGCTCGCTCGCCCGCGGGATCCCGACCCGCCTCAGGAGTTCGACAGCTCGCTCGCGTGTCGCAGTGACGTCTCCCGCTCCATGGATCGTCATCGCTTCCGCGAGTTGATCCCCCACGGTGTACACCGGATCGAGTGCCTGCTGTGGGTTCTGGAACACGTGTGCGATTCTGTTTCCGCGAACCGACCGGAGCGTCGAATCGTCTGCGTCCAGAAGCGACAGTCCATCGAACGAGACGGTTCCGCCGACGATTTCTGCCGGTGGCTGTGGCACGATACCGGTGAGCGACTCGCAGGTGACGCTTTTCCCGCTGCCGGATTCGCCGACCAGACAGACAGTTTCTCCGCGATCGACGGTGAAGCTCACCCCGTCTACTGCGTGGACGCGGCCCCCGTCCGCGTCGATGTATGTGCGGAGGTTTTCGACCGAAAGGAGCGGTTCGCTCCCGACCTCGCTTTGGTCGAGGGTCATCGGTTTGCCCCCCGTCGAGGATCCATCGCGTCCCTGAATTCGTCGCCGACGAGTTTGAGCGAGAGAATCGTCGCCGTCAACGCCAGGGCGGGGAGCGTCGCCACCCACCAGATCTTGTACGCTGGATGTGGGGCTCTGGTCTGCATCTCTGCGGCCACCTCCGCGTTGATCCCTTCGCTGATGATTCCGCCCCACGAGTAGGTCTGGAGCTCGTGGTAGCCGAGGAACGCCACTCCAGCCTCGAACAGCACCAGCAACGCGAGCAGCTGAAATACCGCCGGAACCAGGGTGTTGGTCACGTTCGGCAGGATGTGACGCTTTGCGAGATACGTCCCCGACGCCCCGAGGCTCCTGGCGACGAGGACGTGACCGTCCTCCCTGCGCTGTAACACCTCGCTGCGGACCAGCCTGGCGATGCCGCCCCAGCTGAGCAGCCCGAAGGCGAGAAGCAACACGAGCAACGACGGCCCCCAGTAGGTGTAGCCGATGAAGTACAGCACGATCGCGGGGATCGAAAGCTGGACGTCGACGTACGACATCAGCAGGCTGTCGACGGCACCGCCGCGCAGTCCGGCGATCACTCCCACGGCTGCCGCCGCCGGAATCACGAACGCTGCGGTGATCGCCATCACGTACAGCGCGACACGCGCACCGGAGGCGACCAGGAATCCCATCGGATGGCCCCGTTCGTTGGTGCCGAGGGGATATGCCCACGTTCCGTGGCATCGCTGTTCGAATATCTCTCCCGTTACGGCACCGAGACACTCGACCCCAGTGACCTCGCTTGTGAACCCGATCGGCGGGTGAAACGCGTGCTGGAAGGCCAGACCGGGGTTCGGAAACAGTATCGGAGCGAAAAACCCGATCACAACCAGCACCAGCAGATAGCCACCGGCCAACTTCGTGGACAGTTTGGCGCCGACGCCCTCGACGACACGTGTGACGGTGTCGCGGTGCTGTACTGCGGGAACGATACCGTACGCGACGAGCGTCGCGACCGCAAGGAGGAACACCCAGTCGACAGGTTCCGCCCGCCACTCTCCGATCGTGTACACGTGGGCGTACATGACGTCGTATAGATACAGTAGTCCGACGAGAGTGATGCCGATCAGGAGTGTAACGCGCTGTGGGGTGACGATCCGTCTGGATCTGTCGATCCGTGACCAGTCGACGGTTTCGAACCGGGGGGAGTCGTCGTTGTCGCTCATGGAGGGCACCTCTTTCGGGACCAGTTACCGTGGCACGTGGGTGGGTTTTCACGAACGTGGCATAACCGTTACGTTTTTGAGAGCATACGTCGGTAACCAGACTGTATGCGCTCCATGGTCCCTGTCATCCCTCCACAGACACTGTTGGATACCCTCCACCGGATTTCGACGCGGAGTGACCCCCCGTGAACGTCGTTCGGGTGTTCCTCCAGCGGATCGCGCTGGGCCTCGTGGCCGCCTGGGGCGTCCTGACCGCCGTGTTCGTCGGATTCACGATGACGGACGACTGGGTGAAGCAAGGACTCGAAGGCCAACTCAGATGGGTCGGAATCACGGGGGAGGAACTCGAGGCGCGTCTGGACGCCTATCTCGCGGATAGAGGCCTCGACAGACCCATCTGGGAGCAGTACCTGGACTGGATGGGAGATATGGTGACGCTTTCGTGGGGAGAATCGTTAGTGACTGGAGAGCCCGTTATGGGACTCGTCGCCGATGCAGTGCTGCGAACGGGGATGTACGTCGTCCCCGCGATCGTTCTCGGACTCTCGATCGGGATGATGGTCGGACTGTATGTGGCCCTGAACCCGGAGAGCCGGATCGCAAACGGGGGACGTGGAACCACGTACCTGCTTTTTGCGCTGCCGAGTTTCTGGATCGGCGGCATGTTCGTTTCGCTTCTGGAGGGTGATGTGATCTCCCGGTCACCGGTGCTTTTCGACCACGCACTTCCGATCGGGCTCGCGACGGCGGCACTACTCGGCGGATACGTGAGTTACACCCGGGCGTACGCGATCGATCACGCCTCTGCAGATTTCGTCTCGCTGGTGAAAGCGAAAGGTGCCGGGCCGGTTCTCGTCGCGAAGCACGTGGTGCGCAACGCCGCTGTCCCGCTTTTCTCGATGCTGTTCACCGAAGCGCTCGCGTTGCTCGTCCTCGCAGTGTTCGTGATCGAAGTGCTGTTCGCCATCGACGGGTTCGGACTGCTGTTCCTCGAGGCCATACAGAACCGCGATCTCCCGGTTCTTCTCGGGAGTACGATCGTAATCATCGGCTTTGGAGTCGTCGGGAACATCATCCAGGACCTCTCGTACAGTTACCTGGATCCTCGCGTCGACGCCGGATCTCGGTGATTTTCATCGGCCAAATCTGGACAAAAATGTTAAAAATTGCTCAAAACTGAATCATCGTTTTACTCTGACAGATATTTACCGCCCGAAGGAAACGGCATCAAAGCAGTACATATATCAGTAGGGATCCCGCAATTCTGCCCATGGTACAGGATACCGAGATATCCAGTCCGAGCATCAACCGAAGACGAGTCCTCCAGAGCGTCGGCGCAGCGGGCGTCGTCGGTCTGGCGGGTTGTCTCGAGGGCGAAGAGCCCGCAGAAGAGGATGATGAGGGTATCGGCGAGGAGGACGTCGATCCAGACGAACTCGTCGAAGGCGGCACCCTTCGCGTCGGCATCGGTGCCAATGCCGACTCGTTCGACGGTCCGTACAGCACGGACACGACCTCGACGCTGGTCCAGAGCCTCATTTTCGAGTCGCTGACCGTCAGCGACAGCGAGGGGAACCTCTATCCGTGGCTCGCCGAGGACTTCGAAGTTGAAGAGACGCAGGACATCGAGCGCACCGACTACGCCCCGTACATGCGGTCGGTCGAAGCCGGCGAGGAGGGTGCGGTACCGATCGAGGAACAGGAGATCGTCCGTCACCCGGAGGATGCAGTCCCCGAGGAAGGCGACGAAGTCCGAACGCTGCTGTTCGAAGACGCGGCAGACGCCGTCGCAGACGGTGTGTACGGCATGCGGATCCGGTACGACCTCCGCGAGGGCGTCGAGTTCCACAACGGCGAGGAGATGACCGCCGAGGACGTCATCGCCTCCTACGATCGACTCAAGCTGTCAGACAACGCCGCCCAGTACTTCGACTCGACGCTGTACTACGAGGCGATCGACGAGTACACGGTGGACATCTACGGTCAGCTTCCCGACGCGGAGGGCGCCCGGGAGCTGCCGCCGATGTACGTCTATCCGAAGGAACTGGCCGAACTGCCGCCGAACGACCTCGACCCGCGACAGGGTAACGAGCCGGTCGGCACCGGCCCGTACGTGCTGGACGAGATGGCGGACGAGCAGTACGTCGAGTACGAGAAGAACGACAACTACTGGGTCGAGGACGTCGGCGTCGACTCCTTCGACTGGTTCGAGGGCGATGCCGACTTCCCTGACGGGCCGGTCATCGACCGGATCGAGATGGAAATCATCCCGGACGACGCAACCCGATCAGGTGCACTCCAAAACGACGAAATCGACATCACGACGGGCCTCACCCGGGCGACGCTGGACGACTTCGACGCCTCTGAAGACTTCGAGGTCGCCGGCGTCGAGACAGGCGGGTACGAGTACTTCCAGCCGCCGATCCAGGTCGAGCCCTGGGACGACCAGCGACTCCGGCAAGCGTTCAACCACCTCGTCCCACGAGAATCCATCGTCGAAAACGTTCTTGCGGGCTGGGCCCGCCCGGCGTGGACGATGATTCCCCAACTCGCGCAGGGTGCCGGGACCACCGATGCACAGGCGCTCGAAGAAGAGCTACGTCCATACAACGAGTACCGACCTGAGGAAGCGGCCGAAATGGCTGAGGAAGTGTTTGATGACTACGGCATCGAGGCGCCGCTTGAAGTAACTCTGGAAGTCAACGCCGACAACGACGACCGCGTCCAGATGGTCGAACTTGTTGCCGAGTCAATGGAGGAAACGGGGCTTTTCGAGACCGAAATCGAGACGTACGAGTGGACGACCTACGTGGGGCGCGTCCTGGACCCCGGCTACGCCGAAGAAGGGGTCATCGCCTGTATCGGCCTCTCGGGTACGTTCAATCCCCACAGCTTCTGTGACGCGCTGCACCACAGCAGCAACTGGGGAGCCTGCTGTAACCTGAGCGGCGTCAACTTCGACTGGCTCGACGAGATGCTGGACAACGCCCGCTACGGGGCCGAGGTCGCTGAGGATGAGGACCTCCGCCGCGAGCGGTACGACGAAATCTGGCGGGAACTCGAGGAGCTTGCAGCCAGCGCGATCACGCACTTCGACCTGCAAACCTCCGTCCGCCACGAGCGGGTCAAGGGCTGGGGGCAGTGGCCGTTCCACGAGGGCTACCTCAACTACGCACTGTTCGCACCACAAGACGAACAAGTTATTTACATCGACGAATAAGCCCTCGGCGTGCTGCCGGACGACCGGCGGCTTCCCTCCCCATTAACGAATGAGTTTACGACGATTTATCCTCAAGCGGTTCCTGGCGATCATCCCGATACTGTTCGGTGTTTCAGTAATTACGTTCGCGCTCGTCCACTATACCCCGGGTGATCCGGTCCAGCAGATGGTCGGGTTAAATCCCGATATGACGGAAGCCGAGCGGCAAGCGATCCGTCGTCGGTACGGCCTCCACCGGCCGGCCTACGAGCAGTATTTCCACTGGATGGCGAACGTGTTACAGGGTGATTTCGGCCGGGTGTACAGTTCGGGCCGTGACGTCGGCACGATCGTTCTGATGCGGCTCCCTGAAACGATCGCGCTGGGCATCTTCGGGTGGGTGTTCGCGCTGGGTATCGCGATCCCGACCGGGATTTACGCGGCCGTGAAGAAGGATCAGCTGGGCGACACCGTCAGCCGGTTCCTGGCCCTGTCGGGCATCTCGATCCCGAACTTCTGGCTCGGGCTGATGTTGATCCTGTTTTTCGCGTTGATCCTGGATCTCTGGCCCGTGTTACCGCCCTCGCGTCAGCCGTTGCATAGCCCCGAGATGCTGTGGTATCTCATCCTCCCGGGCGTCACGGTGGGGACGGCCTCGGCAGCAGCGATCATGCGTGTGATGCGTACGTCGATGGCCGAAGAAATGAACAAGGACTACGTAACGGCAGCTCGTGCGAAAGGCCTCCCCGAGCGTAAAGTCGTCTTGAAACACGTGCTCCGCAACTCGCTGATCTCCGTCGTGACGCTTGCGGCGCTTCTCACGGCGGGGATCGTCAGCGGGTCGATCGTCGTCGAGGTCGTGTTCAACTGGCCCGGTCTCGGCCGGGAGTTCATCGACGCGCTGACCCAAAACGAGATCGACCTCATCATGGCGATCACGCTCGTGACGGGCATCGCGATCATCATCGCGAACCTGGTTGCAGACATCATGTACGCGGTACTCGATCCGAGGATCAGATATGACTAGCAAATCTCACTCACAGCGGGGTCGGATTCAGGTCACCGGGTTCGACCCGGCGCGGGTAACGGAACGTGAGCGGATCTCCGACTGGTCGGGCGACATCCAGACCGAGACGGAGAGTCGGTGGGTTCGGGCGTACAAACGGTTCTTGCGGAACCGGTCCGCGCTCGTCGGACTCGCGGTCGTGTTGCTCATGAGCCTTGCGGCGTTTATGGCTCGGCCGATCGCCGTGTGGGGCGTCACGATTCAGCCGTTCGCGCTCGCCCCGTACGACCCGACGACGATCCTCTATCTGACCGAGGATCCGACCGTCAGCGTCTACGACTGGCCGTCGACCGACTACATCATGGGCGTCGACGGAAGCGGCCGCGACCTGTTCTCTCGTATCCTCTTTGGCGGCCGGTACAGCATCTCGATCGGGTTCGTCGTGGTCATGTTGACCGCCAGTGTCGGGATGGTCTACGGGAGCATCTCCGGCTACTACGGCGGCTGGATCGACGAAATCATGATGCGGATCGTCGACACGATCTACGCGTTCCCCGGGATCGTCCTGGCGCTGATCATCGTGACGATCTTCGGCGGCGGCTACTGGCAGCTCGTGGCGGCGTTCTCGCTTTTCGGCTGGAACGGCTACGCCCGCATTATGCGCGGGGAGGTGTTGTCCATCAAGGAAAGCGAGTACGTGAAGGCGGCGAAGGCGCTGGGCGCCCGCGACAGGCGGGTGATCATGCGCCACGTCCTGCCGAACGCGATGGCGGAGGTGCTCGTCGTCGCGTCGCTAAACATCGGTACCGTCGTCATCGGGGTCGCGGCGCTCGGCTTCCTCGGGTTGGGGATGCCGCCCGGCACCGCCGAGTGGGGGACGATGCTCGATCAGACCCGGGAGACGCTGATCCAGGGTCCCGGCGGAGCGATCCCCTGGCACGCCACCGTCTTCCCCGGTGTTGCGATCTTCCTGTTCGTGATGTCGATGAACATGATCGGTGACGGAATCAACGACGCACTCGACGCACAGGAGACGAGCGTCACTGCGGGAGGTGCCCAGTAATGGCGCTTCTCGAAGTGAACGATCTGACGGTTCGCTTTTATACCCAGGAGGGGGCCGTCACCGCGGTAGACAACCTCTCGTACCGGATCGAACGCGGCGAGAAGTTCGGCGTCGTCGGCGAAAGCGGCGCCGGAAAAAGCGTCAGTGCGCTCTCGTTGATGCGGCTCATCGACAACCCCGGACAGATCGAAAGCGGGGAGATCCTCTTTAAAGGTGAGAACCTCCTGGATATGACAGAGCAGGAGGTTCGGGCGATCCGCGGCAACGACATCGCCATGATCTTCCAGGACGCCCAGACCGCGCTGAACCCCGTGTACACGGTCGGGGATCAGATCGGCGAAGCGCTCAGACACCACCTCGATTACAGCGAAGGCGAGGCCCGCGAACGCACGATACAGCTGCTCGATAAGGTCGGCATCCCCGAAGCGGAGACGCGGTACTCCGATTACCCTCACGAGTTCTCCGGCGGGATGCAACAGCGGGCGATCATCGCGATGGCACTGTCGTGTGACCCAGAACTCATCATCGCCGACGAGCCGACCACCGCGCTGGACGTGACCATCGAGACGAAGATCCTCAATCTCATCGAGGATCTCGCAGACGATATGGGGACGGCGGTGCAGCTCATCACCCACGACCTCGGCGTCATCGCCGAATTCTGTGATCGAGTGATGGTGATGTACGCGGGCAAACCCGTCGAGAAGGCCCCCGTCGAGGACCTCTATTACGATCCCAAACACCCGTACACGGTGGGACTCATGAGCTCGATCCCGCGGATCGGGGACAAACGCGACCGGCTACAGACGATCCCCGGGACGATGCCGGACCTGATCGAGCTGCCGCCGGGCTGCAGTTTCCATCCGCGGTGTCCGTTCGCCGAGGAGGCGTGTACGCGAACGGAGCCGTCGCTGCTCGACCCAGAGACGGGCGAGCCGGCGACGATCGACTCCGAACGCGGCGCCGCCTGCCTGGAGTATTCGGGGGACCTCACCGGCGGACTCGACTACGACATCGTCGTTCGCGAGGAGACGGCCGATCCGACGGCGAGTGCCTCGGGAGGTGGTGGCGATGAGTAGCGAGGAACCGATTTTGCGCGTCGAGAACCTCGAGAAGTACTACGACACGAGCGAGGGATTCATCGACACGCTACTCGGGGAATCACAGAAGGTGAAGGCTGTCGACGACGTCAGCTTCGAGCTCATGGAGGGGGAAACCCTCGGCGTCGTCGGCGAATCCGGCTGCGGGAAGTCGACGCTCGGACAGGCGATGATCCGGCTGATCGAACCGACCGGCGGTTCGGTTTACTACCGGGGCACCGACCTCACCGAGCTATCGAGCAGTGGACTCAGGGACATCCGGAAGAACGTCCAGTACATCTTCCAGGACCCGTATTCGAGCCTGAACCCCCGGATGACCGTCGGCGACATCATCCGCGAACCGCTCGAGATCCACGACCTCGGCGAGGGCGGCGAGCGGGACGATAGGGTGTACGAACTGCTGGAAACCGTCGGGCTCAATCCGAGCCACGCGAACAGGTACCCCCACGAGTTCTCCGGGGGGCAAAAACAGCGCATCGGCATCGCCCGCGCGCTCGCGGTCGATCCCGAGGTCGTGATCTGTGACGAGCCGGTGAGCGCGCTCGACGTGAGTGTCCAGGCACAGATCCTCAACCTGCTCGAGGATCTCCAGGAGGAGTTCGATCTCTCCTACGTGTTCATCGCCCACGACCTGAGCGTGGTCGAGCACATCTCCGACCGCGTGGGAGTGATGTATCTCGGCAAGGTCGCGGAGATCGGACCGACACAGAGCGTCTACGCGCCACCGTACCATCCGTACACAGAAGCGCTTCTGTCGGCGATTCCGGAGCCGGACCCGCTCTGGGAGGGCGATCAGATCTTCCTGCGCGGCGCGGTCCCCTCGCCGATCGATCCGCCGTCCGGCTGTCGGTTCCACACCCGATGTCCCCGGATCATTCAGGGCGGGGAGTACGATATCGACCAGGTACACTGGCGTTCGCTCATGAACCTTCGTCAGCGTGCGCGTTCGGCAGAAACCGCGGCTGCGGTCACTGCGATCGACGAGGACGCCGACGAGGCGACGGTCGAACCCGCCGAAATCCCGGAGTCGGAGCTCGAGGAACTGATCCGAGAGGAGTTCGACCTTCCCGACCGTTTCGGCGATCCCGACGCAGACGAGGCCATCTCTGCGTTCGTCGCCACGCTTCACGACGAGGGTATCACACCGGCCGCTGAAACGATCTCCGAACGGGTAACCTCGCCGTGTGAACGGACCGTTCCGCCGCTGATCGAGTCGGAGGGGGGATCGGATCACCGCATCGCGTGTCTCCTCTACGACGAGGAGTACGCCGGGATGCCTCCCGAGTTCGTCACCGAGTCGACGGAAACGAAGTCGGACGATCCGGTTGCCGGGGACTGACCGGACGAATCGGTTTCCGGGGACTGACCGGACGAATCGGTTTCCGGAGACGGATTGGACTCGACCGCAAGGGGTCTGTCCAACCGAACCGAACGCTTTTACGGGTTTGCGGCCGTAATTCCATCGATGCGTCGGATCTACGAGTCGGAGGCGCTCCGCCGGGACGACGAGGACAGCTTCAGCCCCGGCGAACAGCGCGACCGCTCTCACGAACCGCTCGCGGTCAAGATGGTCCCCTCCACGTGGCTGAGTCGGGTGTTCGTTCCACATTGGCTCCGGTATCGCTCCATCAAAATCGACGTTACGAGTCCCAGAAACGAGTATCCGGTCGAGGCCGACGTTCCGTTCCTGGTGCGGATGCGGAACGTGATGCCGTTCCCGGTGACGGTGCCGGTCCGGTCGCCGGTGCTGTGGACGTGGGACGTCGACGGCGTGACCGAAGCGTCACACGTCGACCTGAAGAACCCGCCCGACGAGGAACGGGGGTTCGTCTTCGAACGTGGTGAAGAGAAGGTGTTCAGGAAGCGCTGGACCGGGACGTTCCGCGTGTCGGAGTCGGAGTGGGAACCGGCCGGACCGGGAAAGTACGTCATCGGTGCCGGCCTCAACGTCGAGGACGCCGAGGGGAAGGGGCTGTACAGTCGGACGACGGTTCGGCTGGTTCCGGAGTAGCCTACGGCCTGATTCCGGTTCCGTCGCCCTCGTCGA
The Halalkaliarchaeum desulfuricum DNA segment above includes these coding regions:
- a CDS encoding ABC transporter ATP-binding protein → MALLEVNDLTVRFYTQEGAVTAVDNLSYRIERGEKFGVVGESGAGKSVSALSLMRLIDNPGQIESGEILFKGENLLDMTEQEVRAIRGNDIAMIFQDAQTALNPVYTVGDQIGEALRHHLDYSEGEARERTIQLLDKVGIPEAETRYSDYPHEFSGGMQQRAIIAMALSCDPELIIADEPTTALDVTIETKILNLIEDLADDMGTAVQLITHDLGVIAEFCDRVMVMYAGKPVEKAPVEDLYYDPKHPYTVGLMSSIPRIGDKRDRLQTIPGTMPDLIELPPGCSFHPRCPFAEEACTRTEPSLLDPETGEPATIDSERGAACLEYSGDLTGGLDYDIVVREETADPTASASGGGGDE
- a CDS encoding ABC transporter permease, whose product is MSLRRFILKRFLAIIPILFGVSVITFALVHYTPGDPVQQMVGLNPDMTEAERQAIRRRYGLHRPAYEQYFHWMANVLQGDFGRVYSSGRDVGTIVLMRLPETIALGIFGWVFALGIAIPTGIYAAVKKDQLGDTVSRFLALSGISIPNFWLGLMLILFFALILDLWPVLPPSRQPLHSPEMLWYLILPGVTVGTASAAAIMRVMRTSMAEEMNKDYVTAARAKGLPERKVVLKHVLRNSLISVVTLAALLTAGIVSGSIVVEVVFNWPGLGREFIDALTQNEIDLIMAITLVTGIAIIIANLVADIMYAVLDPRIRYD
- a CDS encoding ABC transporter substrate-binding protein → MVQDTEISSPSINRRRVLQSVGAAGVVGLAGCLEGEEPAEEDDEGIGEEDVDPDELVEGGTLRVGIGANADSFDGPYSTDTTSTLVQSLIFESLTVSDSEGNLYPWLAEDFEVEETQDIERTDYAPYMRSVEAGEEGAVPIEEQEIVRHPEDAVPEEGDEVRTLLFEDAADAVADGVYGMRIRYDLREGVEFHNGEEMTAEDVIASYDRLKLSDNAAQYFDSTLYYEAIDEYTVDIYGQLPDAEGARELPPMYVYPKELAELPPNDLDPRQGNEPVGTGPYVLDEMADEQYVEYEKNDNYWVEDVGVDSFDWFEGDADFPDGPVIDRIEMEIIPDDATRSGALQNDEIDITTGLTRATLDDFDASEDFEVAGVETGGYEYFQPPIQVEPWDDQRLRQAFNHLVPRESIVENVLAGWARPAWTMIPQLAQGAGTTDAQALEEELRPYNEYRPEEAAEMAEEVFDDYGIEAPLEVTLEVNADNDDRVQMVELVAESMEETGLFETEIETYEWTTYVGRVLDPGYAEEGVIACIGLSGTFNPHSFCDALHHSSNWGACCNLSGVNFDWLDEMLDNARYGAEVAEDEDLRRERYDEIWRELEELAASAITHFDLQTSVRHERVKGWGQWPFHEGYLNYALFAPQDEQVIYIDE
- a CDS encoding ABC transporter permease, encoding MNVVRVFLQRIALGLVAAWGVLTAVFVGFTMTDDWVKQGLEGQLRWVGITGEELEARLDAYLADRGLDRPIWEQYLDWMGDMVTLSWGESLVTGEPVMGLVADAVLRTGMYVVPAIVLGLSIGMMVGLYVALNPESRIANGGRGTTYLLFALPSFWIGGMFVSLLEGDVISRSPVLFDHALPIGLATAALLGGYVSYTRAYAIDHASADFVSLVKAKGAGPVLVAKHVVRNAAVPLFSMLFTEALALLVLAVFVIEVLFAIDGFGLLFLEAIQNRDLPVLLGSTIVIIGFGVVGNIIQDLSYSYLDPRVDAGSR
- a CDS encoding ABC transporter permease, producing the protein MTSKSHSQRGRIQVTGFDPARVTERERISDWSGDIQTETESRWVRAYKRFLRNRSALVGLAVVLLMSLAAFMARPIAVWGVTIQPFALAPYDPTTILYLTEDPTVSVYDWPSTDYIMGVDGSGRDLFSRILFGGRYSISIGFVVVMLTASVGMVYGSISGYYGGWIDEIMMRIVDTIYAFPGIVLALIIVTIFGGGYWQLVAAFSLFGWNGYARIMRGEVLSIKESEYVKAAKALGARDRRVIMRHVLPNAMAEVLVVASLNIGTVVIGVAALGFLGLGMPPGTAEWGTMLDQTRETLIQGPGGAIPWHATVFPGVAIFLFVMSMNMIGDGINDALDAQETSVTAGGAQ